The following proteins come from a genomic window of Bacteroidota bacterium:
- a CDS encoding nucleotidyltransferase family protein, with amino-acid sequence MQKTKDIEQKLKKLKPRLSKDFSVEKIGYFGSYAENKQHSKSDLDIMVEFSSPIGWKFFTLEKFLEDQFGIKVDLVTPSALKKQLQERILRQIKFV; translated from the coding sequence ATGCAAAAAACAAAAGACATAGAACAAAAACTTAAAAAGCTGAAGCCACGCCTTTCAAAAGATTTCTCAGTTGAAAAAATCGGGTACTTCGGTTCTTATGCAGAGAATAAACAGCACTCAAAAAGTGACCTCGATATTATGGTGGAATTCTCCAGTCCTATCGGCTGGAAATTTTTCACACTTGAAAAATTCTTAGAAGACCAGTTCGGAATTAAAGTTGACCTTGTTACTCCCAGCGCGTTAAAGAAACAATTGCAGGAGCGCATCCTCAGGCAAATTAAGTTCGTGTGA
- a CDS encoding DUF86 domain-containing protein → MERIEEYISGFDFQKFKWDYKTVDAVIRNFEIIGEASKKLPKEIKAKYPAMPWEEMYRLRNRVSHEYFGIDYEIIWDIANTYLPKNKKEMEEIIRKEKSSKK, encoded by the coding sequence ATGGAGCGAATTGAGGAATACATTTCTGGCTTTGATTTTCAAAAGTTCAAATGGGATTATAAAACCGTTGATGCGGTAATCCGCAACTTTGAAATTATTGGCGAAGCGTCAAAAAAACTTCCGAAAGAAATTAAAGCAAAATATCCTGCTATGCCTTGGGAAGAAATGTATCGGCTGCGCAACCGCGTGTCGCATGAATATTTTGGTATTGATTATGAAATCATCTGGGATATAGCGAATACTTATCTTCCGAAAAATAAAAAAGAAATGGAAGAAATCATTCGCAAAGAAAAAAGTTCAAAGAAATGA